The following is a genomic window from Chanos chanos chromosome 1, fChaCha1.1, whole genome shotgun sequence.
TATTATTTACATAGTTTACGTGTTTACATAGATACTtatcattaaaaatgttcttttacaGGAGATggggtttttctgtgtgtgtgtgtgtatgtgtgtaagactTTTTTTGTCCAGTCAGGGATTTTTAAGACGCTCAGTCAACAGTTGAATATTCATGTTATGTAACCTTGAGAATTTGCTGCATTTGGGTTGTGCCATAAAATATGTCAACTCTTCACCGCGTTCCAAACAAAGCTGGCAcgagagcctctctctctcaggatttGTTTCTCTGGCGAGGCCTGCGAAATCCTCTCAGGCAACTTTACAACGGCATAGTTGTGACACCCATACCTACTTCCTCTTCCTTTACCAAGCTCTAATTGTGCTTTTACTGTCCATTCTAAGTCTTTGTAGCCCTTTTTGAGTTTAACAGTCGACGACAAGTCAATTACCGGAGAGGAGCAAAAGGTTGATCTATGTTTGTGtaaattatgattattttaCACTAAATTGGACTTTGTTTTGCATATGCACCGTACGGTTACCGTTTTTGGTCCCAAGAGTACACCAAAACGGGTGCATTTTCCACTATGCAAATTACATGCTTCAATGCGCTAAGTGCTATTGATTGGAAGTAGTGATTAAATCGAACCGCCCGATAGCCATGTCTTAAGGCATGACTTACGTTTTGATGTCTTTTACTGAATCAGCAAACTGGAGGGCTAAAAATGAGGACATGAAAAACCAAACTGGGATTTTACCCTTTTCAAACGCGGTAGCGGCCCAATTGCTGAGGAGGGGGATCAAAGACAGTTTTCATCTCCCTAATTAGGTGTAAAGAAAGGTTTGTTAATGGGTTCTTGAAAACGAATCAGAAATTAATCAATAAAAGCAAAGAGGCTTCGTTTTTACAGGTTTTTAAAAGCACTGAGTAAAATATAGGAGGTTAACACTTATTTTTGACCAAACTAAAATCCTTGAATCGCAGCACAAAGGAAGACGTTTCAGTGTCATACCACTTGATGTATCTGATGTATTTACTGTCTAACTGTTTAACGCCACATTTACGCGTAAAAATGTAACGCACCGATCGTGTAGAAAAGAAACGTCGAGTTCTTCCCATTATAGAATGGGACTCCTTGCCCTCCGTGTTTGAcagtatattttcatttttctttaagaaGACATCTtattttgtttggggttttttttttccagatcttTAACCATGCAAAAATCCACATTGTTTTCCCTGTGGAATATAGAACGTCCACGACCTAAACTTCCCCTTCAGCCAATCAATATACCAGtggggaggaggaagagctcTTGCTTCGTAGACAAATAGTGTGCTTGCATATAAATACAGGAGCAAAAGCATTCATTGACGCTCAGGCACTCTCACATCCTCCACTTTGCAGAGTCCAGGCAGTGGCTGGAGCCGACCATGGATATGATAGGGACCCCTTCGCGTAGGAGAGTACTTGAGACGAAAACTTTTCGCTCAAGCGCATCTGTTTTAAGATCGTCTTCCTGGTCTAAAACTAACCCGGCGTCCACAATGCCTACCTCCTTCAGGAAAACCACCAGCGTACCGATAAGCAGGGCGTACAGCAGCGTATTGCTCTCACCCCCTGACACCTTCGAGCTGAGCCTGACTTCTGCACTGAACAGCGAGCATGTGCGCTCCAACGAGAAGGAACAGCTACAAGGGCTGAACGACCGCTTCGCCAGTTATATCGACAAAGTGCGCTACCTAGAAGAACAGAATAAACATCTAGAAGCTGAAATTCAGGCACTGCGACAGACCAAACTGTCCCGTTCTCACCTGGATGATGCTTATAGCAACGAAATGCAGGAGCTTCGCTCTATTTTGGAGAAGATCCACAAGGAGAAGGCACAAATCCTTGTCGACTCTGACCGCGTTGACGAAGACATCCAACGGCTCAGGGAGCGTTGTGAAGACGAGTCTCGTCTCAGAGAGCAAACAGAGGCCGCCATCCGTGATatgaaaaaagataaagatgatTCGACCCTGATAAAACTGGAACTGGAGAAGAAAGTACAGTCTCTGATGGACGAGGTTGACTTTCTGAGGCAAAACCACGAAGAAGAGATCAACGAGCTTCTCTCCCAGTTGCAAGCAGCACAGGTGCCGTTGGAGAGGCGAGATTTCCAGAAGACCGACATCACCTCTGCGCTGCGAGAGATTCGTGCGCAGTTGGATAGTCTCTCATCCAAAAACGTCCAGCAAGCCGAAGAAATATTTAGGTCTCGCTATGTTACACTGTCTGAGGCTGCAGAACAGAACAAGGATGCGATTAAGGCAGTGCGGGATGAGATTGCCGATTATCGCCGTCAGATACAGGCCAAGAATATAGAGTTGGAGACACTTCGTGGCACAAAGGATTCACTGGAGAGACAGCTAAATGACATAGAGGACCGTCACAACTCTGATATAAGTAGCTACCGGgtatgttttctttcctttaccCAAAATGCGTGAAATGACAGGAACAGTTAAATTATTTGTATGAATAATTTCTTTAATCCAGTCGAATGCATTCCTGAGATTCTTGCAAAATACATTATATTAGGAAGAATACAAAAGTTGAGCTTTGATTCAAAAGTATCAAGTTATACTTTATACTGTCAACAAGACACATTTTTTGCTCCTTGAGGAAATTGATCAAACGCGTAATAACTATCCGTGCGTAATAACGCATCACAGCAAAGTCGAGTAACTTCGGTATTAAAGCTTAGGTCACTGAAATGTCTCATAAAATTGTAGTTCTGCTGCTGCAAAGAGAATTTCCTTTATGATTCTTACACGGAGATAATTGTGTAGGTTCATCAGCCAAATGCTGCTCACAACACTGCCTTTTCTGAGGACAGTCCTAGTTTGGATTAGAGAAGTCATCTCTAATTTACTGAAGCCCCGTATCTCATGTTAGCAGCTGCACCGAACTTATGCCTGTTAATTTAAATGTGCATTATGCACTGAGACTTAGGCATCCTTTCATTTAGTATCAGCAATTGTCTGTAACTGGTCCTCATAACTATTAATGAGTTCTATCTGCTTAATTTTGTTGCTTCTCATGTTGCATTACCAGGAGATGATTCACAAGCTGGATAATGACCTGAAGgcaactaagtgggaaatggcTCGTCACCTCGGGGAGTACCAAGATCTCCTCAATGTTAAGATGGCCCTGGATGCCGAAATTGCTGCCTACAGGTAAAATAGCATCTAGCTGGACTGCACTACATTATTGTTCTGTATATTGTACACCCAAAAATAAGGAcaacatgcataaaaaaaaaacaaagaatttgtATAAAAAGGAAGCCATGCAAAGGTTATCTAACTTGCAAGAAATATTAATGGATTTGTTGCCCGTGCAGGAAACTTTTGGAAGGTGAAGAAACTCGCTTCAGAACCTTCTCTGGTGGTCTTCCAAGTGCTATCTTCCCATATAGCCAGCCATCTAAgacaactgtaaaaatgaaggTGCAACATAAGATTGTGGAGGAAATCATTGAGGAGACCAGAGGAGATGACATTGATCAGGACTTGGCAGAAGTAGCTAAGGAGATATCGGGTGAAAAGGGAGAgcaagaaggagaagaggaagaggcagtGGAAGAGGAGATTGCTGCCGCTGTTAAGTCTGAAGTGAGCGCTGCTGCTCCTGAGgaaggtgaggaagaggaggcaggtaaagaggaagaggagggtgaagAAGGAGAGGCTGTAGAGGaggaaggtggagaggaggaaggtggtgaggagaaggaaggagaggaggaagagaaaaaagaaggggaagaaCAACAGGAGGAGGTCGTGGAGGAAACCAAGCTTTGTGAAGCCAAAGCTCCTCAGACAGAAGGTCAgccagaaaaagaggaagagggagagggagagaaagacagcgacACTAAAAAGGAGgaggtgaaaggagagaaggCTGAGAAAGAGCAAGAGGGTGACAAAGAAGGCGATGATGtgaagggaaaagaagaaaagcagccTAAAACTGAAGAGGAGGTAAAGGAAGAGGAGgtcaaagcagagaaagaagatgaaaaagagggtgtgaaagatgaaaaagaagaaacaaaatcGAACGGAGAAGATGACAAGAAAAGCGACTCCAAGCAGGAGGACGAAAAAAAGAGCGACTCAGGAGAAGATGAGAAAAAAGACGAGAAATCAGACGATGCcaagggaaaagaagagaaggagcagAAGAGTGGTTCACCAGAGGACAAAGGAAAAGCCGATAGCCCAGTGGAAGATAAAAAGGGAGAAGAACAGGTTATCACCAATGGCACTTCAAAGAGCCCCATCAAAGAGGATCCCACCATGAAGGAAGAAGAGACCCACACCAGAACAGTGGAGACTACAACCAACGGGGCAGTGGAAACCACAAAGTCTGGTAAAGTCACCCCACCAGAGAGCAAGGCAGATGAGGAGACTCAAGAGAAGAAGACAGCCCCTAAGAAAGTCGAGAAGGTCACATCCAAACCCGCCAAAGAAGTCAAAGGAAAAGACTGATCATTCAAATGAAAGGTATCAAAATGAGGTCGTATTGATAGCTATAgctaattaagaaaaaaataattgaataaCCATATTAGAAGCAAATTATGACATAAAACTCACAGAATCTAATGCAGCAAGCGACTATAATTGCATGTGTGTTGTTTCGAGaatggtgtgcatgtgtgagtaagagaaaTGACaattttgtctttctgtcaccAAAGGTGTACAACTGGAATGAAATATTTAGGATGTTTTCACCGTAATTGTAACTCAAACGGGACAGTAATACGAATTTAGTCCACTGAATAAGTGATGGTGCTACAACAATAAACATTTGCTAACAATATTAAGAGCTCAATGCTGAAATTGCCAAACTGAAACGTTAGAAACCAAGTGATGTCAAGCTAACAAGCTCCTTGCCTTAATACAGTATTCATTAAAGAACATTATgttgatgttgtgtttgtgtccagcAATGAGACATGAACgaaaactgtaataaaatctTTGAAATTATTCTGTTCATCAAACTGTGAATCTACTATCAAGACTGAATACATTTAAGGTGctgcatttaaaaatgtcatcattaCTTCCTCATTAAAAGCAAATTAAATCTTCCAAGTGTTGTTGTAGTGTCGTTCCtggaattttttctttttctgttctatgACCGACTGTGTTAACTCAAAATGAGACTGAAGATGTTTAGTACAACAGTCGTGATGGGTTTATTGTTAAAGccagtggcggctggtgagctggacAGAGGGGGAACAAACCTcacctttaaatctatcattaatgTCAACCTGTTCCCTTTAATCCGCCTTGATTAACCAAAAGACTACTGATTCGCAtaataattaacaccaatcgcGTAACCAGCTGCAATTGGTTAAAGCTCATAACATTTTATATACTCTTAAAGAAAAACCATTATCACAAATATTTATCAGTTACTATCAAATTGCTATCGGAATTGTCAGATAAATTGAATATATGAATCTGAAATTCAGTCCGGTCAATAGTTTATGGACTGGTTTCCTAGACAGAGTTTAAGCTAAGACTAGAATACCCTTTGAAATTTAAGCAATCCAAATTCACTTTTTAGgcacagtttaaaataaaactaagtTAAGATTAGTCTAGGCTGAACTGGTTTCATAAAAGGCATTTGGAGTTACTGAGGGATTGAAGGAGAGGAATTAAAACTCCAAAGAAGCAGCTTTTTTATGAATTAATACATTGTTATTTCAATCAGTGAagataaatattatttttaatgttttcaaggTATGACTTGATGCGCTTTGCTTTAAATAGCGTTTCTTCATACTCACAGAAAATTTCTGAATACGGTTTTCTCTTGGTTTCCATTTATGCGTCTGTATTTCATTATCCAAATCTATACAGTTATCATCCACAGTCTCTTTCTAATCCAGGTTCCTGCTTTTGTGACCCTCTCAGGCCATTGATGTGAACAATGCCTTTACCACACTAATGAGGACCACCAAGGATCATCAGATTCAATcctgtttcacatttttaatgcCTTAACAgtcactaataataataataacaataataatatttatttagagcccaatatcactatttatagtctcaaagggctttacatgtctataacaaagtcaaatcaaaattatatcatgcataagttcgagaaaatagataaatctttagttttgttttaaaggtattgagagagtttgcctctctaacttctttaggtaaaccattccagaggaagtgagagcagtaggaaaaggctcggtagccagcggacttctttttaactcttggaatgactaataatccggaatcttgagagtgcagggtgcgaggtgggttatagggtgtaattaagtcagacaggtaggaatgCGCAAGCCCAAGTAAAAttttatgttaataagaggaccttaaaatctgtccttgcatgaattgggagccaatgaagggaagccaggacagggctaatgtgatcaaacttcttcgttctggtcagaattctagcagcagcattctggaccagctgaagactattggtactagatgcaggcagaccagagtaaagaacattgcagtaatcgaggcgagacgtgacgaatgcgtgaacaatggtttctgcatcagccctacttagaaagggcctaattttagcaatgttacggaggtgacaAAAGGcaattttggttgtgttcttgatatgagtgactagcgagagactagagtcaaaaatcacgccaaggtttttagctgaagagttttgagagatgatgcagttgtcaaaagttagggtaagatcactaaaaagacgcttatgcgtagggggaccaatgaccagcatttcaacAGGTGACTCATCTAAATTTAAATGTGCTTGAGAAAACCACCTTTTAAGACCTGGTTATTTATTCGAGATTAAAGTTCACAATGTGTCGAAATTCAGTCCTCTGCCAGTTTTACACACCTTGCCCTCACTTCAGCATTTCAGTAGCTCAAGCTTATTGCTTAGCATTGCCTGACCAATCAAAGTTTAGTTTTCGGCCCCTCTGACACGCGTTTGTGCAATATTCATACATCGGGAAATggacaaacatttacatttgcacATAGATGTGTCAATATGTACAGGAGAATCACGAGAGAAAGCACTGAACCCACAGATTACTGTGTATAACCACTCAAAGTCATACACTAATTATTGTAATTACTAATTATTCATTATTGCTGACAAGAGTCACTTTTGCCATTAGCATTATATGTACAATTAAagtaacacatttaaaattgAATTCATCATTCTGCTATTCTCCATCCTGGACAAGGATTTCGATTCCAAACTCATAATAAGGAAAGATCTAATGATTGTGGTGCACTAAAACCTGCCGTGCTTGCTGGTCGGCTGTCTGGCTAATTGTGTAAGTTAATTGTGTTTTTGCTGAGAGTGGTGGGTAGAGAGACATTCTCAGGGACGCCACTTAAATGCATTGCAAATGTATCCCGTCCTCATTTTAAGCCCTACAGGAGCAGACCATATGGCAACCCCATTACACAGACTGACCGTCTTGAAGGGGAGTGCTCCCCATTGATTTGTTTTGCCATGAATAAATTCATTAAAGCCATGTTTAATGTAATAATGATTCCATACGGTCAGATCtacaagaaaatgaaaaagaccaGAAGAGAGAACAGCGTACTGAATGTAAGTAGTTTTCAACTTTTTATTTCAACACCATGGAAGTCTCTCAGACTATTCCATATAAGGCATTTTTGAATGATGTATTAAGCACACTTGTGTTGTCATAGGCAGTTTGTCACTTTTGAATTGGCTAGCTTGCTGACAGCATTAAATCATTTGAATTTATCTTTgcaatcaacaaacaaacatacagtcacacacagactttctgCCAAGCACAGTAACAAGCCTTGTGACCATGCATACTCAATTCTGTCAGCACAAGTCACAGTTTACAGCACTTAAGCATTGTACGGTATTGCGTTCTCTGGATATTGTGGTTTTGCCCCAATAAACAGACTACATCGGTGTGAGATACAGTACCATGAGGTTACCAGTTAGCAGAGGTTGCTGGGAAATtgctttgttattttcattcatccattcgCTAGCACCTGGAATTTGAAGTTTGTCTGTCTACTTCTTCTCTGGTTTTGCTTTTTCAGCTTCagcctttttctcttctttttctttttctttttcttctccttcaccCTTTTTGCCTTCATCCTCCTTTCCTCCTTCATCCTCTCCCCCTTCTTCAGCGTCGGCAGCTTCCccctcttctccttcccccttTTCTTCGCCTCCCTCTTCGCTCTCCTTTCCTGCATCTTCTGCagcctcttcctcttttttctcttcttcctctccctctgcctctccctctccctctccctcttcttcacctgataaaataagaaaacaagcATATTATTCatgcactattttttttttaaaaaaacaactaatTCTAGAGTAAATGTCACTGTAGAATTTCTCAAGAGTCAGATTAGTTAGTAGCTAGTTTTACTTTCCAGATTCAATTAAGATTTTAGTTTGTCAAACACGAAATCTGGCCCACTCACCTGCCTCTTCCTCCTtagtctcctcctcttcctcctctccaccctcctctcccttgtcttcttcttctccctcttctcctttcacttcttcctcttcctcttcctcctctcccttctcctcttcctctccctcctctttcttttcttctgcttcctcttcctcttcctcctcttctttggTTGGGCTTGCCTCTGCCTGTTGTGCCTGGCTGGCAGTTATCAGTTCATCTGATGATGAGGAATAAGTGATGAGGCGTGTGCCCAACAGGTAGGGGGCGCCAGAGCTCAGACTGGTCTGCACTGAGAACACGGGGCGGCCAAAGGACGGGGTGGcagagatggagggggagaaAACGCTGGAAATTCCCCCAAGCCCTCCAACACTGAATCGAGTCTCCTCGCCTTCCAGAAGCTTCCTAAAAAGTTATAACATTGGAGTTAGCGCAGTGCGTGAAATGACGTGATATTTCATGTCTATCCCACAGAACAGTTTTTACTGGACCAACCTGTAGGCTGCAATTTCTATATCCAAGGCCATTTTAACATTGAGTAGGTCCTGATATTCTTTCAGATAACGAGCCATCTCACTCTTCATGTTTTGTAGCTCATTCTCCAGCTGAGCAATAGTATCCTGTGCACACAGTGCAATACAGGACACTCAGTGGGATACTCAACGATACCAAAAACATTATAgccaactttttctttttggattttAGGTAAACAATGTAAagtattttaatttatatttatttaagcATCAGCATAGTATGTTTAGTGTGTCAGAACAAAATGGGAGAACTTTTTAACATGAAAACCAAGTGTTAGACTCTGTCACTGATCTTCAATCATGACAGGAGACCAGACCTGTAATACCCATACTGACCTGGAGGGCGGCGATCTCGgcactctgtttctcctctatTTCTTGCAGCTGTCTCTCGAGCGCCTGGTTCAGACCTTGGCACGCCTGGATTTCCAGGTCTCGCTCTTTCAGCAGTCGCCGGCACTCCAGGGCTTCATCTTTAGCGCTTCGAATGCCGTCAGTGTCACGGGCAGTGGTCTCAGCCATGGCGCTCACCTTGCCCCGGAACCAATCCTCAGCTGCCTGGATGTTCTGCTGGGCCAGCCTCTCGTACTGAGCCCGGATGTCCCGGAGTGCTGCTGACAGGTCCGGCTTGGTCACCTCCATCTCCACTGACACTTGGGCACTGTACTGAACCTGAGCTTGCAGTTCGGCTATCTCACCTTCATGGAGGCGCTTCAGGAAGGCCAGCTCATCCAATAGGTTCTCAGCTCTCTTCTCCAGCTCGGCACGGACTAGAGCCGCCTCTTCAGCCCCCCTCCTGGCGTCGGACAGCCGGCCCTCAGCCTCCTCACGACCCGCCATTTCGTCTTCGTAACGAGCCTGTAAGGCTCTCAGTGCCTCCTCCAGCCGCTGGCGTCTCTCCTGCGCCGCCTGTCGCTCGAGACGCGCCTCCTCCACGGCCGCCCGCAGGTCGCGCACCTCCTGCTCGTAGATCGTACGCAAGCGGGAGGGTTCG
Proteins encoded in this region:
- the nefmb gene encoding neurofilament medium chain b yields the protein MDMIGTPSRRRVLETKTFRSSASVLRSSSWSKTNPASTMPTSFRKTTSVPISRAYSSVLLSPPDTFELSLTSALNSEHVRSNEKEQLQGLNDRFASYIDKVRYLEEQNKHLEAEIQALRQTKLSRSHLDDAYSNEMQELRSILEKIHKEKAQILVDSDRVDEDIQRLRERCEDESRLREQTEAAIRDMKKDKDDSTLIKLELEKKVQSLMDEVDFLRQNHEEEINELLSQLQAAQVPLERRDFQKTDITSALREIRAQLDSLSSKNVQQAEEIFRSRYVTLSEAAEQNKDAIKAVRDEIADYRRQIQAKNIELETLRGTKDSLERQLNDIEDRHNSDISSYREMIHKLDNDLKATKWEMARHLGEYQDLLNVKMALDAEIAAYRKLLEGEETRFRTFSGGLPSAIFPYSQPSKTTVKMKVQHKIVEEIIEETRGDDIDQDLAEVAKEISGEKGEQEGEEEEAVEEEIAAAVKSEVSAAAPEEGEEEEAGKEEEEGEEGEAVEEEGGEEEGGEEKEGEEEEKKEGEEQQEEVVEETKLCEAKAPQTEGEKAEKEQEGDKEGDDVKGKEEKQPKTEEEVKEEEVKAEKEDEKEGVKDEKEETKSNGEDDKKSDSKQEDEKKSDSGEDEKKDEKSDDAKGKEEKEQKSGSPEDKGKADSPVEDKKGEEQVITNGTSKSPIKEDPTMKEEETHTRTVETTTNGAVETTKSGKVTPPESKADEETQEKKTAPKKVEKVTSKPAKEVKGKD
- the neflb gene encoding neurofilament light chain b, with translation MSSVGFDPFFPSTHRRRVFVRSGSGGYGGGSGSGIRSRSVYSTYSAPLPSHHGVSRVISSRSLQLSAPAGLDLSQASQVSSEFKAVRTQEKAQLQDLNDRFASFIERVHGLELQNRALETELLLLRQRHSEPSRLRTIYEQEVRDLRAAVEEARLERQAAQERRQRLEEALRALQARYEDEMAGREEAEGRLSDARRGAEEAALVRAELEKRAENLLDELAFLKRLHEGEIAELQAQVQYSAQVSVEMEVTKPDLSAALRDIRAQYERLAQQNIQAAEDWFRGKVSAMAETTARDTDGIRSAKDEALECRRLLKERDLEIQACQGLNQALERQLQEIEEKQSAEIAALQDTIAQLENELQNMKSEMARYLKEYQDLLNVKMALDIEIAAYRKLLEGEETRFSVGGLGGISSVFSPSISATPSFGRPVFSVQTSLSSGAPYLLGTRLITYSSSSDELITASQAQQAEASPTKEEEEEEEEAEEKKEEGEEEEKGEEEEEEEEVKGEEGEEEDKGEEGGEEEEEETKEEEAEEGEGEGEAEGEEEEKKEEEAAEDAGKESEEGGEEKGEGEEGEAADAEEGGEDEGGKEDEGKKGEGEEKEKEKEEKKAEAEKAKPEKK